The Aeromicrobium sp. Leaf245 genome includes a region encoding these proteins:
- a CDS encoding cyclopropane-fatty-acyl-phospholipid synthase family protein, with product MTDTLATRWPGVAQTPRTPFKARVAKAVVRPAINTLPVRLTFPDGTAWGAGGAAAPEMQIRRPAAFFSRLGHDTKIGFGEAYMAGDWTEGPDTDLADLLTPFAERLTTIVPPALQKLRALVDRQLPQHERNTKEGSRSNIERHYDLSNDLFQRFLDPSMTYSAAWFESPDESLERAQQRKLDGILDQAGVGEGTRVLEIGSGWGSLAIRAAQRGAQVTTITISSEQAALAREHFEAAGVSDRIDLRLQDYRDVTGEFDAVVSCEMIEAVGEEYWPTYFAKIDEVLAPGGKVSIQAITMAHHRYLTTRNSYGWIQKYIFPGGLIPSPEAIDLSLANHTRGLEVTERRSLGQDYARTLRRWRDDFDRNWADIATFGFDETFRRLWDFYLAYCEAGFAAGYLDVFQLRMERTA from the coding sequence ATGACCGACACCCTTGCCACCCGCTGGCCCGGCGTCGCGCAGACACCGCGCACCCCCTTCAAGGCACGTGTGGCCAAGGCTGTGGTGCGGCCCGCCATCAACACGCTCCCCGTCCGTCTGACGTTCCCCGACGGCACCGCCTGGGGCGCCGGCGGCGCAGCCGCACCCGAGATGCAGATCCGCCGACCCGCGGCCTTCTTCAGCCGACTCGGCCACGACACCAAGATCGGCTTCGGCGAGGCCTACATGGCCGGCGACTGGACCGAGGGCCCCGACACCGACCTGGCCGACCTGCTCACGCCGTTCGCCGAGCGCCTCACCACGATCGTGCCGCCGGCACTGCAGAAGCTGCGCGCGCTCGTCGATCGCCAGCTGCCCCAGCACGAGCGGAACACCAAGGAAGGCTCTCGTTCCAACATCGAGCGCCACTACGACCTCTCCAACGACCTGTTCCAGCGCTTCCTCGACCCGTCGATGACGTACTCGGCCGCGTGGTTCGAGAGCCCCGACGAGTCGCTCGAGCGCGCTCAGCAGCGCAAGCTCGACGGCATCCTCGACCAGGCCGGCGTCGGCGAGGGCACGCGGGTGCTCGAGATCGGCAGCGGCTGGGGCTCGCTGGCCATCCGCGCTGCGCAGCGCGGCGCACAGGTCACGACGATCACGATCTCCAGCGAGCAGGCCGCCCTGGCCCGCGAGCACTTCGAGGCGGCAGGGGTGTCCGACCGCATCGACCTGCGCCTGCAGGACTACCGCGACGTCACGGGCGAGTTCGACGCCGTGGTCAGCTGCGAGATGATCGAGGCCGTGGGCGAGGAGTACTGGCCCACGTACTTCGCCAAGATCGACGAGGTGCTCGCCCCCGGCGGCAAGGTCTCGATCCAGGCCATCACGATGGCGCACCACCGGTACCTGACGACGCGCAACTCCTACGGGTGGATCCAGAAGTACATCTTCCCCGGCGGTCTCATCCCCTCCCCCGAGGCGATCGACCTCTCGCTCGCGAACCACACCCGCGGGCTCGAGGTCACCGAGCGCCGATCCCTCGGCCAGGACTACGCCCGCACGCTGCGCCGCTGGCGCGACGACTTCGACCGCAACTGGGCCGACATCGCGACGTTCGGCTTCGACGAGACCTTCCGGCGTCTGTGGGACTTCTACCTCGCGTACTGCGAGGCGGGCTTCGCCGCCGGGTACCTCGACGTCTTCCAGCTGCGCATGGAGCGCACCGCCTGA
- a CDS encoding DUF1365 domain-containing protein, translating into MTTPLEDTSSSTGAGSAGLPAVPALVVGAVSHTRRVPVRHRFRYRMYQWLVDVDDLPRLPRWLRPFSTFRAADHIGDPDRTLRENVETFCREQGLDATGRRILMLANARTLGHVFDPLTVFWVLDGDRTEAIVAEVHNTYGERHAYFLRPDPQGRTSTDKAFYVSPFFTVAGRYDLQFRLQAEAVASTVILRQSPSDDGSPATTPGEAVFSATFRGEPRPVTAGRLARLLVSMPFMTHRVSLLIRIHGVWLWLRRLPVAPRPAHEPQKGTTR; encoded by the coding sequence GTGACCACCCCCCTCGAAGACACCTCCTCGAGCACCGGTGCCGGCTCGGCGGGCCTGCCCGCCGTCCCCGCACTCGTCGTGGGCGCGGTCTCGCACACCCGGCGCGTGCCCGTCCGACACCGGTTCAGGTACCGCATGTACCAGTGGCTGGTCGACGTCGACGACCTGCCGCGTCTGCCTCGCTGGCTGCGACCCTTCTCCACCTTCCGGGCGGCCGACCACATCGGCGACCCCGACCGCACGCTGCGCGAGAACGTCGAGACGTTCTGCCGCGAGCAGGGCCTCGACGCGACCGGCCGACGCATCCTCATGCTGGCCAACGCACGCACGCTCGGGCACGTCTTCGACCCGCTGACGGTCTTCTGGGTGCTCGACGGCGACCGCACGGAGGCCATCGTGGCCGAGGTGCACAACACCTACGGCGAGCGGCACGCCTACTTCCTGAGGCCCGACCCGCAAGGCCGCACGAGCACCGACAAGGCGTTCTACGTCTCCCCCTTCTTCACGGTCGCCGGCCGCTACGACCTGCAGTTCCGCCTGCAGGCCGAGGCCGTGGCCAGCACCGTCATCCTGCGCCAGTCGCCCTCCGACGACGGCTCACCCGCCACGACGCCCGGCGAGGCCGTCTTCAGCGCCACGTTCCGCGGCGAGCCCCGACCCGTCACCGCGGGCCGGCTCGCGCGCCTGCTCGTCTCCATGCCGTTCATGACCCATCGGGTGAGCCTGCTGATCCGAATCCATGGTGTGTGGCTCTGGCTGCGCCGACTCCCGGTCGCCCCGCGACCGGCTCACGAACCCCAGAAAGGCACGACCCGATGA